GATCAGGATGTCAGCGCCGTGCAGGCGCGTGGGAACGGACATCGTTGGTCTTTCCTTGCCGCTTGTGAAGTGTTCCCGCCCGGGGTTGTAGTCTTCCGGCCGGTGGGTCTATGGTCACTGTAACCGGTTACTGAAATCGGTTACCGGTTGAGAGTACCAGTGCCGATGCGAGCACGAGAGCACCGGCCGGATGCGCCGCAGACGACGAAGGAGTTGACGTGACGGAGACGAAGCGCGGCGGCGAACGACTCAATGTGCGCCAGATCGCCGAACTCGCCGGCGTCTCCACCGCCACCGTCTCCCGCGTCTACCGCGGCGTCGGGCAAGTCTCGCCCGCGATGCGCGAGCGCGTCTCCCGGGCGATCGCGGAACACGGCTACCGACCGAGCCACTTCGGCGCCGCGCTCGCGAACCGGCGCAACGGAACGCTCGGCATCGTCTTCCCCGGGCTCAGCGGACCGTACTTCGGCGAGCTGATCGAAGGCTTCGAGCGCGCAGCCATCGAAGCCGAGGGGAGCGTCACGATCTTCAGCACCCACACGCTGAGCGGCACGACGGCAGACCTCGCCGGCATGGTCGAGCGCGTCGACGGACTGGCTGTGCATGCGGGGGTGGTGGACGATGAGACCCTCGCCCGCCTCGCAGACCTCGTCCCGGTCGTCGTCATCGGCGGCGACTCCGACGGGAGCGGGGTGCCCGCGGGCGCATTGCAGGTGCGCACCGACCACGACCGGATGCATGACCTGGTGGCGCACCTCGTCCGGGACCACGGCCGGCGCCGGATCGCGTTCCTCGGCCGGCCGGGCGACTCCCCCGATATCCAGTCGCGCTACGACCGCTACGAGTCCGCGCTGCTCGAGGCCGGACTCCGGCCGCAAGAGGCCATCCACGTCTGGCTCACCCAGTCCGACGGCGTGCTCGCGGCTCCGGCCATCCTGGAGCGCGTCCGCTCCGGCGAGATCGACGCGGCGGTGTGCGCGAACGACGAGCTGGCGCTCGGGCTTATGTTCGGGGCGCTCGCCGAGGGCATGGCGATCGGAGAGGATGTCTCGATCACCGGCGTCGACGACGTGCCGCTCTCCTCGCTCGTCACCCCGGGCCTGACCACGCTCGCCCGGCCGCTGCGCGAACTCTCCGGCCGCGCGGCCGCTGTGCTTCTGGAGCGGATCGCAGGCCGCCCCGCCGAATCCCTCGTCCTGCCGTCCAAGCTGGTCCGCCGCGCGAGCTGCGGCTGCGCGCCCGAGGATGGCTGACCCGCACTCTTCTCTCCCCGCACCGAATCCCCCGACACAAGGAGGTATCCACCATGGACAAACACCACCCAACAGCCCGCGCGCGCAAGCGCCTCACCGCCGCCCTGGCCGGAACCGCGGTCATCGCACTCGCACTGAGCGGCTGCGCCAGCGACGCGGACTCCGGCGCAGCAAGCGCCGACGGCCGCATCCCGCTGCTCAACTTCGGCGGCTTCGGCGGCGGCTCGAACCCCAAGGCCAACTACAATCCCTACCTCGCCACTGCCCTGAGCGTCGGCAACTACCTGTACGAGCCGCTGATGATGCTCAACGAGTACTCGTGCGATTATGAGCCGTGGCTCGCGACGAAAATGGAGTGGACCACCCCCTCGACGCTCGTCTACACGCTGCGGGACGGCGTGACGTTCAGCGACGGGAAGCCGTTCACCGCCGACGACGTGGTGTTCACCTTCGAGATGCTGAAGAAGTACCCCGCCCTCGACACCCGCGGCGCGTGGCAGTCCTTGACCTCCGTCGCCAAGACCGGGGACGGCCAGGTGACCTTCTCCTTCGACGGCTCGGGCGCCAGCAGCCTGGTCGCCGTCAACGCGGTGATGATCGTGCCGAAGAACCTCTGGTCCACGGTCGAGGACCCGACCACGTTCACCAACACGAAGCCGGTCGGCACCGGGCCGATGCTCGTCGGCAGCTTCAGCCCGACCAAACTCGTCCTCGACCGCAACCCCGACTACTGGCAGGCCAGCAAGATCCGGGTCGACAAAATCCAGTTCAACAACTCGGACCAGGGGCAGGTCGACCAGCTGAAACTCGCGCGCGGCGACTACGACATGAACGCGATGTACATTCCCGACATCGAGAAGTCGTACGTCTCGAAGGACCGGGAGCACAACAAATACTGGTTCCCGTCGGGCTCGCCGATCAGCCTGTACATGAACCTCGACAAAGCACCGTTCGACGACAGCGAGTTCCGCAACGCCATCACGCAGGCGATGGACAAGAAGAAGATCGTGGAAGATGCCCAGCAGGGCTATGTCAGCGCGGCGAGCCAGACCTCCCTGGTGCTGCCCAACGCGAAGGACTGGCTGCCGACCGGCATTCCCGACGAGGGCTACATCTCCTACGACGTGGAAGCGGCCAAGGCCGGCCTGGACAAGGCCGGTTACAAGCTGGACGGCTCCGGCAAGCGCCTCGGGGCCGATGGGAAGCCGCTGAGCTTCTCCATCCAGATCCCCGGCGGCTGGAACGACTGGATACAGGCGGGGAAGATCGTGCAGAAGAACTTCCAGGCCCTCGGGATCTCGGTGGACATGCAGAACCCGACCCCGGAGGTCCAGGGGCAGAACCGGCTGACCGGACAGTACGACCTGACGTTCGGCGTCCGCGGCGGCTCCTGCGACATGTACCGCAACTTCCTCGAACCACTCGCGAGCAGCGAGACCGCGCCGACCGGCGAGACGGCCAAGACCAACGAGGTGCGCTGGCGCGACGGCGAGACCGACCGGCTGATCGACCGGCTGCGCCAGGAGTCCGACCCCGCGGAGCAGAAGAAGACCGTCGGCGAGCTGGCGACCATCATGTACGAGAAGAAGCCCTACATCCCGCTCTGGTACGGCGCCAGCTGGTTCGAGTACTCCACCAAACGCGCCGTCGGCTGGCCGAGCGCGGAGGACCCGTACGCCAAGCCGAGCAACATGCCGATCATCCTGACGCACCTGCGTCCGGCGCAGTAGGACCGGTCCGATGCGGTACTTCCTCCGGAGAGCGGGATTCTTCGTCGCCACGCTGTGGGCCGCGATCACGCTCAACTTCCTGATCCCCCGTCTGCAGCCGGGGGATCAGGCGGAGGCCATCGTGCGCAAGCTCGTCGGCCGGAACGCCTCGATCGACCCGGCCCAGCTGGAATCGGTGCGCCTCATGCTCGGCGTGAGCGACAAAAACCTCTTCCAGCAGTACCTCGACTACCTCGGCGCGATCGTCCGCGGCGACTTCGGGGTCTCTTACACCTATTTCCCCTACCGGGTGACGGACATCATCGCGCAGGCGATGCCCTGGACGATCACGCTGGTCGGAATCACGACGATCGTCTCGTTCGTCGCCGGCACGCTGCTCGGGCGTGGGCTGCGTACCGTCGCGGCTCACGGGTCGACTCGGTGCTGACGCTCGCCTCCACCTTCCTCGGCACCCTGCCGTTCTTCTGGATCGCGCTGATGCTGATCTTCGTGTTCTGCTTCACCTGGCAGCTCTTCCCCGAGTCGGGCGGCTACGGCTCCACCGAGCCGGGCTGGAACTGGCCGTTCGTGGGCGATGTGATCGCGCACGCGGCGAAGCCGATGATCGCGCTGAACTACGGGGCGCGCATCGCCATCCTGCCCTCGGTCACCGGCTTCGCGCTGGCGCTCGGCGGGCTGCTGGGCGGCACCATCCTGGTGGAGACGATCTTCAACTATCCGGGGCTCGGCCGCCTGCTCTTCGAGGCGGTGGGGAACAGCGACTTCCCCCTACTTCAGGCGATCTTCCTCCTCACGACCATCGGCGTGCTGGTCGCGAACCTCGCCGCAGACGTGCCTACGGCATCCTCGACCCCCGCGTCAGAAAGGCGGCGACGGTATGAGCGCGACGACATCGGTCCCGAACGAACCCCTCGGTGTGGAGACCTCGGCCGTCCCGGCGGCGCGCTCGAGCGGCGCCGGGCGCGGACCGCGCTGGTACGTGCTGCTCTGGCGCGATCCCAAGTGCCGCGTCGGGATGTTCCTGCTCGCCGCGTTCCTCCTCGCCGCGGCGCTCGCCCCGCTCATCGCGCCCTTCGACCCCCGCGAAGCGGTCGGCGGCGCGAGCGAGGGTCCGAGCGCCGCCCACTGGCTGGGCACCACGGACAATGGCGAGGATGTGCTCAGCCAGCTCATCTGGGGCGCGCAGACCTCGCTCATCGTCGGCCTGATCGCCGGGCTCATCTCCACCGCGATCGGGCTCGTCATCGGGCTCACCGCCGGGTACAGCCAGGGCGTCGTCGACGAGATCCTGTCGTTCCTCACGAACCTCGCGCTCGTCGTCCCGGTCCTGCCGCTGATCGTGACGCTCGCCTCGTACTCCCCGGTGCGCGGCATCTGGATGATCATCTTCGTCATCAGCGTCACCGGCTGGGCCTACGGCGCTCGGATCAAACGCTCGCAGGTCATCTCCCTGCGCACCCGCGACTACGTCGCTGCGGAGAAACTGGCCGGAGACCGCACACCGCGCATCATCCTGCGGGAGATCATGCCCAATATGACCTCACTCATCGTCGTCAGCTTCATGGGCGCCGCCCTCGGCGCGATCGGCGGCGAGGGCGGACTCGCGTTCCTGGGACTGGGCGATCCGCAGACGGTCAGCTGGGGCGCGATGCTCTACCAGGCCAACATCGGCGGCGCGCTGCTCACCGGGCAGCTCGCCTGGCTGATCGCCCCGGGGCTCACCCTCGCTCTGCTCATCACGAGCTTCACACTCATCAATTTCGGCATCGACACGCTGAGCAACCCCCAGCTGAGGGAGGGATGACCGTGGCACTCCTCGAGGTCACCGATCTGTCCGTCGTCTACCGTCCGCGCGACCACGCACCGCACCACGCGGTCCGCTCGGTCTCGTTCGCCATCGAGAAGGGCGAGTTCGTCGGCCTGGTCGGCGAGTCGGGATGCGGCAAGTCGACGCTCGGCAACGCCGTCCTGCACTTGCTCAGCAAACCGGCCGCCATCGAGAGCGGGAGCGTCGTCTTCGACGGCCGGCGCATCGACGGACTCAGCGACGACGAGCTCCGCGGCAGCCGCTGGGTCTCGCTCTCGACCGTGTTCCAGTCCTCGATGAACTCGCTCAACCCGGTCATGACGATCGCGGCGCAGTTCCGGGACACCTTCCGCGCCCATCGCGCCCCGGCCTCCCGCGTCCGCGCCGCCGAGCTGCTCAGGATGGTTGACCTGGAGGAGAGCATGCTCGACTCCTACCCGCACGAGCTCTCCGGCGGGATGAAGCAGCGCGTCGCCCTCGCCCTCGCGCTGGCCCTCAGCCCCGATCTGGTCGTGCTGGACGAACCGACCACCGGGCTCGATGTGCTCGTGCAGCGCCGCATCCTGGACCGGCTGCGCGAGCTTCAGGCGCAGCTGGGCTTCGCGGTGCTGTTCGTCAGCCACGACATCGGCACCGTCCTGGAGCTGAGCGACCGCGTGCTCGTCATGCTGGACGGCGAGCTCGTGGAGCAGTCGACGCCCGCCGCACTGCTGGGCGGCGCCAGGCATCCCTACGCAGCGAAGCTCCTCGACGCCTACCGAGTGACCTCCGGCGCGGTGGCGAAGGCCGCCACCGCAAGCGCCGCCGAGCCGCTGCTGACCATGAGCGGGGTCGGCAAGGCCTACCGCGCTGGCCGAGATCTCGCTCACCCTCCGCGAAGGCACCGTCTCCGCCCTGGTCGGCCAGTCCGGCTCGGGCAAGTCCACGATCGCGCGCCTCCTGCTCGGGATGGAGCGGCCCGACGGCGGAACGGTCACCCTCACCCGTCCCGGCTCCTCCCCCGTCCCGGTCGGGACGCTGCGCGGACGCCGCCTGCGCGAGTACCGCGCGACGACGCAGCTGGTCTTCCAGGACCCGTTCGCCTCGCTGAACCCCGCGAACACCGTGCAGTACATCCTGTCGCGGCCGCTGCAGAACTTCGGCGGAATCCCGCGATCGGAGGTGGCGGTGCGCGCTGCTGACCTCCTCGAGCAGGTCGGCCTCACGCCCGCGGCACGCTTCATCGACAAGCTGCCCCACCAGCTCTCGGGCGGCCAGCGCCAGCGGGTCGTGATCGCCCGCGCCCTCGCGGCGAACCCGGCCGTCCTCATCGCGGACGAGCCGGTTTCGATGCTGGATGTCTCCATCCGCGCCGAAATCCTCGACCTCCTCCACCACCTGGTCGCCGGCCGCGGCATCGCCATGCTCTACATAACGCACGATCTTTTGTCGGCGCGGGCGCTCGCGGACGACGTCACGGTGCTCGAAGGCGGGCAGGTGCGCGAACAGGGGACGGCCGCGCAGGTGATCGACAACGCGACGCACCCCTACACCCGCGAGCTCCTGGCCGCCATCCCGGACCCCTTCGCCCGGGCGGGGTGAAGCCGCCGCCGCTTCCGAGCCCCTCAGGCGGCGGGCGCCGGCGGAAGAATGGCGACGGCCTCGACCTCCGAACGCAGTCCGGGGAGCGCGAGCGCCGAGACACCGATCAGCGCGCTGGCCGGAGGGGTGGCCGTATCGACCCACCGGTCGCGCCCGGCACGGATGGTTTCGAGGTCCCGTGACGGAAGATCGACGACGAAGAGGGTCAGCCGCGCGAGGGCGGCCGGGGTGAGGCTTGCGCGGGCGAGCACAGCGTCCAGCCCACGGAAGCATTCGTCCAGCTCTTCGGCGAAAGACGCCGAGCGGGCCGCGGGCGCGATCTGCCCGGAGACGAACGCCAGGCCGCTTCCCGACGGGACGAGGACAGCGTCGGAGATGCCCGGAACGGCTGCGCTCGGGAGGAATCGCGGCCCGGCGAGGGCGGAACCGCTCCCGGTTCCCTCGGCGCCGGTCACGCCGGCGCCTGTCCCGTGCGCAGTCTCGCCACCACTCGCAGCAGCGTGGGCACGCCCACAGCCACCGCGAACGGCACGACGACGGCGGTGAGCACGGCCGCGCGCAGGAGGAGGGGCCAGTCGTCGGCGAGCCAGCCGAGCACGGCCTGGCCGAGGGCGACGGCGG
Above is a genomic segment from Leifsonia xyli subsp. xyli str. CTCB07 containing:
- a CDS encoding LacI family DNA-binding transcriptional regulator, with amino-acid sequence MTETKRGGERLNVRQIAELAGVSTATVSRVYRGVGQVSPAMRERVSRAIAEHGYRPSHFGAALANRRNGTLGIVFPGLSGPYFGELIEGFERAAIEAEGSVTIFSTHTLSGTTADLAGMVERVDGLAVHAGVVDDETLARLADLVPVVVIGGDSDGSGVPAGALQVRTDHDRMHDLVAHLVRDHGRRRIAFLGRPGDSPDIQSRYDRYESALLEAGLRPQEAIHVWLTQSDGVLAAPAILERVRSGEIDAAVCANDELALGLMFGALAEGMAIGEDVSITGVDDVPLSSLVTPGLTTLARPLRELSGRAAAVLLERIAGRPAESLVLPSKLVRRASCGCAPEDG
- a CDS encoding ABC transporter substrate-binding protein, yielding MDKHHPTARARKRLTAALAGTAVIALALSGCASDADSGAASADGRIPLLNFGGFGGGSNPKANYNPYLATALSVGNYLYEPLMMLNEYSCDYEPWLATKMEWTTPSTLVYTLRDGVTFSDGKPFTADDVVFTFEMLKKYPALDTRGAWQSLTSVAKTGDGQVTFSFDGSGASSLVAVNAVMIVPKNLWSTVEDPTTFTNTKPVGTGPMLVGSFSPTKLVLDRNPDYWQASKIRVDKIQFNNSDQGQVDQLKLARGDYDMNAMYIPDIEKSYVSKDREHNKYWFPSGSPISLYMNLDKAPFDDSEFRNAITQAMDKKKIVEDAQQGYVSAASQTSLVLPNAKDWLPTGIPDEGYISYDVEAAKAGLDKAGYKLDGSGKRLGADGKPLSFSIQIPGGWNDWIQAGKIVQKNFQALGISVDMQNPTPEVQGQNRLTGQYDLTFGVRGGSCDMYRNFLEPLASSETAPTGETAKTNEVRWRDGETDRLIDRLRQESDPAEQKKTVGELATIMYEKKPYIPLWYGASWFEYSTKRAVGWPSAEDPYAKPSNMPIILTHLRPAQ
- a CDS encoding ABC transporter permease — encoded protein: MRYFLRRAGFFVATLWAAITLNFLIPRLQPGDQAEAIVRKLVGRNASIDPAQLESVRLMLGVSDKNLFQQYLDYLGAIVRGDFGVSYTYFPYRVTDIIAQAMPWTITLVGITTIVSFVAGTLLGRGLRTVAAHGSTRC
- a CDS encoding ABC transporter permease, coding for MSATTSVPNEPLGVETSAVPAARSSGAGRGPRWYVLLWRDPKCRVGMFLLAAFLLAAALAPLIAPFDPREAVGGASEGPSAAHWLGTTDNGEDVLSQLIWGAQTSLIVGLIAGLISTAIGLVIGLTAGYSQGVVDEILSFLTNLALVVPVLPLIVTLASYSPVRGIWMIIFVISVTGWAYGARIKRSQVISLRTRDYVAAEKLAGDRTPRIILREIMPNMTSLIVVSFMGAALGAIGGEGGLAFLGLGDPQTVSWGAMLYQANIGGALLTGQLAWLIAPGLTLALLITSFTLINFGIDTLSNPQLREG
- a CDS encoding ABC transporter ATP-binding protein gives rise to the protein MVGQSGSGKSTIARLLLGMERPDGGTVTLTRPGSSPVPVGTLRGRRLREYRATTQLVFQDPFASLNPANTVQYILSRPLQNFGGIPRSEVAVRAADLLEQVGLTPAARFIDKLPHQLSGGQRQRVVIARALAANPAVLIADEPVSMLDVSIRAEILDLLHHLVAGRGIAMLYITHDLLSARALADDVTVLEGGQVREQGTAAQVIDNATHPYTRELLAAIPDPFARAG
- a CDS encoding RidA family protein, with amino-acid sequence MTGAEGTGSGSALAGPRFLPSAAVPGISDAVLVPSGSGLAFVSGQIAPAARSASFAEELDECFRGLDAVLARASLTPAALARLTLFVVDLPSRDLETIRAGRDRWVDTATPPASALIGVSALALPGLRSEVEAVAILPPAPAA